A genome region from Arachis duranensis cultivar V14167 chromosome 6, aradu.V14167.gnm2.J7QH, whole genome shotgun sequence includes the following:
- the LOC107493457 gene encoding uncharacterized protein LOC107493457, translating to MNISHVADSIGLKEMPRYEVKIIEEDDWMKGAHVAKDTQLIDSIAEKQSQIFSEKCAHPMVHGGMGVATSAYPMTESVLSSSMRHGGMLGHYSGSSTTSADKPKIGLICLRCRRRGHRAKNCPEVQVGANYDKYCYNCGETGHSPANCPHHVQEGGTKFAECFVCKQQGHLSKNCPQNAHGIYPKGGCCKICGGVTHLARDCPEKGLLRNEQRPCGTVTKFVSGDDIEDDFMIDDINNRDKDKSSKSKDGQAKPKKGPKVVNFS from the exons ATGAACATTTCACATGTTGCTGATTCTATTGGTTTGAAAGAGATGCCAAGATATGAAGTTAAAATTATTGAGGAGGATGACTGGATGAAAGGAGCTCAT GTAGCCAAGGATACACAATTGATAGATTCCATTGCTGAAAAACAATCCCAGATATTTTCAGAAAAAT GTGCTCATCCTATGGTTCATGGAGGGATGGGGGTTGCCACTAGTGCATACCCAATGACTGAATCAGTTCTCTCGAGTTCAATGCGGCATGGTGGGATGCTTGGGCATTATAGTGGAAGTTCTACTACTTCAGCTGATAAACCTAAAATAGGCCTG ATATGCTTGCGGTGTCGACGGCGTGGTCACCGAGCTAAGAATTGCCCTGAAGTTCAAGTTGGTGCCAATTATGACAAGTATTGTTACAATTGTGGAGAAACTGGTCATTCACCTGCAAATTGTCCCCACCATGTTCAAGAAG GAGGGACAAAGTTTGCAGAGTGCTTTGTCTGTAAACAGCAAGGACACTTGAGTAAAAACTGCCCTCAAAATGCTCATGGCATCTATCCTAAG GGTGGTTGTTGTAAAATATGTGGTGGCGTGACACATTTGGCAAGGGATTGCCCCGAAAAAGGCTT ACTGAGAAATGAACAGAGGCCTTGTGGAACGGTAACCAAATTTGTGAGTGGGGATGACATTGAGGATGACTTCATGATAGATGACATAAATAACAGAGACAAGGACAAGTCCTCAAAGTCCAAAGACGGTCAAGCAAAACCAAAAAAGGGTCCTAAAGTTGTGAACTTCAGCTAA